The following are encoded in a window of Amycolatopsis solani genomic DNA:
- a CDS encoding GntR family transcriptional regulator — MSAAAHVPPPDRVVNGPTPKHAQLREILRRTVERELPPGAPIPSERELAQRYGVSRLTVRSAIGKLVEEGLLARVRGKGTFTAARRMELQLYLMSFTDDMRRRGLTPTTEVVSAATEVPPTASAHALGLAEGTPAHHLVRLRHADGVPLAVERGWYHAGRAPGLLELDLTQSLYAQLAETYDVRPDQAWQTVWAEGADRETARLLGMRAGSPLLVFRRVSSANGDPIEDITSWYRGDHYQVTMQLDRNTPEPGQPPHYGGSR; from the coding sequence ATGAGCGCGGCCGCGCACGTCCCGCCACCCGACCGGGTCGTCAACGGGCCCACGCCCAAGCACGCCCAGCTGCGGGAAATCCTCCGCCGCACGGTGGAGCGGGAGCTCCCGCCGGGTGCGCCGATCCCGTCGGAACGCGAGCTGGCCCAACGCTACGGCGTGTCGCGGCTCACGGTCAGATCGGCGATCGGCAAGCTGGTCGAGGAGGGTCTGCTCGCCCGGGTCCGCGGCAAGGGCACCTTCACCGCGGCCCGGCGGATGGAACTGCAGCTCTACCTCATGTCGTTCACCGACGACATGCGGCGGCGGGGGCTGACCCCGACGACCGAGGTGGTGTCGGCGGCCACCGAGGTCCCGCCCACCGCCTCGGCGCACGCCCTCGGCCTGGCCGAGGGCACTCCCGCGCACCACCTGGTGCGGCTGCGCCACGCCGACGGCGTGCCCCTGGCCGTCGAGCGGGGCTGGTACCACGCGGGCCGGGCTCCCGGCCTGCTCGAGCTCGACCTGACCCAGTCGCTCTACGCGCAGCTGGCCGAGACGTACGACGTGCGTCCCGACCAGGCGTGGCAGACGGTCTGGGCCGAAGGAGCGGACCGCGAAACGGCCCGGCTGCTCGGCATGCGCGCCGGCAGCCCGCTGCTCGTGTTCCGCCGGGTTTCCAGCGCCAACGGCGACCCGATCGAAGACATCACTTCCTGGTACCGGGGAGATCACTACCAGGTGACCATGCAGTTGGACCGGAACACCCCGGAACCCGGTCAACCACCCCACTATGGAGGATCCAGATGA
- a CDS encoding TetR/AcrR family transcriptional regulator codes for MAKSEETRSLIVTTAMRLFTENGYDRTTMRAIAAEAGVSVGNAYYYFSSKEQLIQGFYDEIARQHLATARPLLEDEPAFAARLRTVLLRWLDIAEPYHRFGTQFFVNAADPESPLSPFSDDSSAAREASIGLMREVVDGSDVKLDPELRAQLPELLWLYQMGVVLFWVHDRSTGTKRTRMLVERSVPLLARVAALSRLRIFRPVSREIVELIQDLAKRD; via the coding sequence GTGGCCAAGAGCGAGGAAACGCGGTCCCTGATCGTCACGACCGCGATGCGGCTGTTCACCGAGAACGGCTACGACCGCACGACGATGCGCGCGATCGCCGCCGAAGCGGGCGTCTCCGTCGGGAACGCGTACTACTACTTTTCGTCGAAGGAACAGCTGATCCAGGGCTTCTACGACGAGATCGCGCGCCAGCACCTCGCCACGGCCCGCCCCCTGCTGGAAGACGAACCCGCCTTCGCGGCCCGCCTGCGCACGGTGCTGCTGCGCTGGCTCGACATCGCCGAGCCGTACCACCGCTTCGGCACGCAGTTCTTCGTCAACGCGGCCGACCCCGAGTCGCCGCTGAGCCCCTTCAGCGACGACTCGTCGGCCGCCCGCGAGGCCTCGATCGGGCTGATGCGCGAGGTCGTCGACGGCTCGGACGTCAAACTGGACCCGGAACTGCGGGCGCAGCTGCCGGAGCTGCTGTGGCTCTACCAGATGGGCGTGGTGCTGTTCTGGGTCCACGACCGGTCCACGGGAACCAAGCGGACGCGCATGCTGGTGGAGCGGAGCGTGCCCCTGCTGGCCCGGGTGGCGGCACTGTCCCGGCTGCGGATCTTCCGGCCGGTGAGCCGGGAGATCGTGGAGCTGATCCAGGACCTGGCTAAGCGGGACTGA
- a CDS encoding HPr family phosphocarrier protein: protein MPEKRVAVASKVGLHARPAALVAKAAAAQPVAVQIAKAGGSPVAAGSVLNLMTLAAGYGDEVVISAEGEGAEEAVEAVAQLVATDLDA from the coding sequence ATGCCGGAGAAACGCGTCGCCGTGGCGAGCAAGGTGGGTCTGCACGCCAGGCCGGCCGCGCTGGTGGCGAAGGCGGCCGCGGCGCAACCCGTCGCGGTGCAGATCGCCAAGGCCGGCGGGAGCCCGGTGGCCGCCGGCAGCGTGCTCAACCTCATGACCCTCGCCGCCGGGTACGGCGACGAGGTCGTCATCAGCGCCGAGGGCGAGGGTGCCGAGGAGGCCGTGGAAGCGGTCGCCCAGCTTGTCGCCACCGACCTCGACGCCTGA
- a CDS encoding anti-sigma factor family protein encodes MSEDPFATFDAAYVLGALSPEDRQRFEEHLRTCDHCAASVRELAGLPGLLARVDTPAALPDSGPPPPDLLPTVLTRVRRGRRIRVAVTSVSAALAVSACVALAVVASWPAPSPPPPIAMTALGQFPVRADARLDAFDWGTQVDMSCSYTGGRSGGDYVLVAISRTGAETQLATWKAVPDNTARIVIGTALQRADLAALEVRGGSGRALLRLTL; translated from the coding sequence GTGAGCGAAGACCCGTTCGCGACGTTCGACGCCGCTTACGTGCTGGGGGCGCTGTCCCCGGAGGACCGCCAGCGCTTCGAGGAGCACCTGCGCACGTGCGACCACTGCGCGGCGTCGGTCCGCGAACTGGCCGGCCTGCCGGGCCTGCTGGCCCGCGTCGACACCCCGGCGGCCCTGCCCGATTCCGGGCCACCCCCGCCGGACCTGCTGCCCACGGTGCTCACCCGGGTCCGCCGCGGCCGCCGCATCCGCGTCGCGGTGACGTCGGTGTCGGCGGCACTGGCGGTGTCGGCGTGCGTGGCACTGGCGGTGGTGGCGTCGTGGCCCGCGCCGTCACCGCCCCCGCCGATCGCGATGACGGCACTGGGCCAGTTCCCGGTCCGCGCGGACGCCCGCCTCGACGCGTTCGACTGGGGCACCCAGGTCGACATGTCGTGCAGCTACACGGGCGGCCGCAGCGGCGGCGACTACGTCCTGGTGGCGATCTCCCGCACGGGCGCGGAGACGCAGCTGGCGACGTGGAAGGCGGTCCCGGACAACACGGCCCGCATCGTGATCGGGACGGCGCTGCAGCGCGCGGACCTGGCGGCGCTGGAGGTCCGCGGGGGAAGCGGAAGAGCGCTGCTGCGGCTGACGTTGTGA
- a CDS encoding PTS transporter subunit EIIC, whose protein sequence is MSSTTAEGAKKSGSGLAGLQRFGRSLMLPIAVLPAAGILLRFGQDDMLGKDGLGWNKVASVLGAAGGTLFNWLPLLFAVGIAVGFAKKGDGSTAVAAVVGFFVFSSVVQVFAPLSDLPGYKAGATELAPIKWPYSVLAGVVVGIVAALLWQKYHRIKLPAYLAFFGGRRFVPIITAVVMVVLGVLFGLVFHWVDQGIQAAGDAVTASPVVGGGIYGALNRLLIPVGLHQLLNVPVWFIFDGGDINNFVAGKMSAGAFTTGFFPIFMFALPAAALAIWQTARPAQKKVVGGVMIAGALTSFLTGVTEPIEFSFMFVAWPLYLFHAIMTGTSLAICNALGIHQSFNFSAGAIDYLLNFGAPAAQKPWLLIPIGLVYAVIYYFVFRFAIVKFNLRTPGREDDSIEADLDRTAAA, encoded by the coding sequence ATGAGCTCCACCACCGCGGAGGGGGCGAAGAAGAGCGGCAGCGGTCTCGCCGGTCTTCAGCGCTTCGGCCGTAGCCTCATGCTCCCCATCGCCGTGCTCCCGGCGGCGGGCATCCTGCTGCGGTTCGGGCAGGACGACATGCTCGGCAAGGACGGCCTCGGCTGGAACAAGGTCGCTTCGGTGCTGGGCGCCGCGGGCGGCACGCTGTTCAACTGGCTGCCGCTGCTGTTCGCGGTCGGCATCGCGGTCGGCTTCGCCAAGAAGGGCGACGGCTCGACGGCCGTCGCGGCGGTCGTCGGCTTCTTCGTCTTCAGCTCCGTCGTCCAGGTCTTCGCCCCGCTGAGCGACCTGCCCGGCTACAAGGCGGGCGCGACCGAACTGGCGCCGATCAAGTGGCCGTACTCGGTGCTCGCGGGTGTCGTGGTCGGCATCGTGGCGGCGTTGCTGTGGCAGAAGTACCACCGCATCAAGCTGCCCGCCTACCTGGCGTTCTTCGGTGGCCGCCGGTTCGTCCCGATCATCACCGCGGTCGTCATGGTCGTCCTCGGCGTGCTCTTCGGCCTGGTCTTCCACTGGGTCGACCAGGGCATCCAGGCCGCCGGTGACGCGGTCACCGCCTCCCCGGTGGTCGGTGGCGGCATCTACGGCGCGCTGAACCGCCTGCTCATCCCGGTCGGTCTGCACCAGCTGCTGAACGTCCCCGTCTGGTTCATCTTCGACGGCGGTGACATCAACAACTTCGTCGCGGGCAAGATGTCGGCCGGTGCCTTCACCACGGGCTTCTTCCCGATCTTCATGTTCGCCCTGCCCGCCGCCGCGCTGGCGATCTGGCAGACGGCCCGCCCGGCGCAGAAGAAGGTCGTCGGCGGTGTGATGATCGCCGGCGCGTTGACCTCGTTCCTCACCGGTGTCACCGAGCCGATCGAGTTCTCCTTCATGTTCGTCGCGTGGCCGCTGTACCTGTTCCACGCGATCATGACCGGCACCTCGCTGGCGATCTGCAACGCGCTGGGCATCCACCAGAGCTTCAACTTCTCGGCCGGCGCGATCGACTACCTGCTGAACTTCGGCGCCCCGGCGGCGCAGAAGCCGTGGCTGCTCATCCCGATCGGCCTCGTCTACGCGGTGATCTACTACTTCGTGTTCCGGTTCGCGATCGTCAAGTTCAACCTGCGCACCCCGGGCCGCGAAGACGACTCGATCGAGGCCGACCTCGACCGCACCGCCGCCGCGTAA
- a CDS encoding D-2-hydroxyacid dehydrogenase family protein — MRIAILDDYQNVALTFGDWDSLKADITVFTEPLTDVVAQLRGFEVVVAMRERTRFPAEVLDRLPDLKLLVSTGPRNAAIDVPAAKRNGVVVSRTGYLGEPTAEHTWALILAAARNLPQEFRSMREGGWQTTVGTMLHGKTLGLLGLGRLGAGAAKIGQAFGMETIAWSQNLTPEKAAPHGVTAVTKEELFARADVLSIHLVLSDRTRGLVGAPELAAMKPSAMLVNTSRGPIVDEAALVDALRRHEIRVAALDVYDVEPFPADHPLRTLDNAVLTPHLGFVARETYEIFYGDAVEDIAAYQAGEPIRLME, encoded by the coding sequence ATGCGCATCGCGATCCTCGACGACTACCAGAACGTCGCGCTCACCTTCGGTGACTGGGACTCGCTGAAGGCCGACATCACCGTCTTCACCGAGCCCCTCACCGACGTCGTGGCGCAGCTGCGGGGGTTCGAGGTGGTCGTCGCGATGCGCGAGCGCACGCGGTTCCCCGCCGAGGTGCTCGACCGGCTGCCCGACCTGAAGCTCCTGGTCAGCACCGGCCCGCGCAACGCGGCCATCGACGTCCCGGCGGCCAAGCGCAACGGCGTCGTCGTGTCGCGGACCGGCTATCTCGGCGAGCCGACCGCCGAGCACACCTGGGCGCTGATCCTCGCCGCGGCGCGCAACCTGCCGCAGGAGTTCCGGTCCATGCGGGAGGGCGGCTGGCAGACGACCGTCGGCACCATGCTGCACGGCAAGACGCTGGGCCTGCTCGGCCTCGGCAGGCTCGGCGCGGGTGCGGCGAAGATCGGGCAGGCGTTCGGGATGGAAACCATCGCCTGGAGCCAGAACCTGACGCCGGAGAAGGCGGCGCCGCACGGTGTCACCGCCGTGACGAAGGAAGAACTGTTCGCCCGCGCGGACGTGCTGTCGATCCACCTGGTGCTCAGCGACCGCACCCGCGGCCTGGTCGGCGCGCCCGAGCTCGCGGCGATGAAGCCGAGCGCGATGCTGGTGAACACCTCTCGCGGCCCGATCGTCGACGAAGCCGCGCTGGTGGACGCGTTGCGGCGCCACGAGATCCGGGTCGCGGCGCTGGACGTCTACGACGTCGAGCCGTTCCCCGCCGACCATCCATTGAGGACACTCGACAACGCGGTCCTGACCCCGCACCTCGGCTTCGTCGCGCGCGAGACCTACGAGATCTTCTACGGCGACGCGGTCGAGGACATCGCGGCATACCAGGCGGGGGAACCGATCCGGCTGATGGAGTAG
- the aroC gene encoding chorismate synthase produces the protein MLRWITAGESHGPALAAVLEGMPAGVAVTTADVTEQLARRRLGFGRSPRMGFETDHIEFLGGVRHGLTQGGPVAVQIDNAEWPKWEQVMAADPVDPQVLEGLARNEPLTRPRPGHADLPGMQKYGFEEARPVLERASARETASRTALGTVARNYLKQLLGVEILSHVVSIGGADAPEGPLPKPEDLAAIDESPVRSFSQEGTDAMVAEVDAVRKAGDTVGGVIEVIAYGLPPGLGSHVHWDRRLDARLAGALMGVQAMKGVEVGDGFTTARRWGSQAHDEIDRGTGPVGVTRRSNRAGGLEGGITNGEPLRVRVAMKPISTVPKALSTVDVKTGEPAVAIHQRSDVCAVPRAGVVLESVVALILADAALEKFGGDSLAEGKRNAEGYLKALEERW, from the coding sequence ATGTTGCGCTGGATCACCGCAGGTGAATCGCACGGACCCGCGCTGGCCGCCGTGCTCGAAGGGATGCCCGCCGGGGTGGCCGTCACCACCGCCGACGTCACCGAGCAGCTGGCCCGGCGGCGCCTCGGCTTCGGCCGCAGCCCGCGGATGGGGTTCGAGACCGACCACATCGAGTTCCTCGGCGGCGTGCGCCACGGCCTCACCCAGGGCGGCCCGGTCGCCGTGCAGATCGACAACGCCGAGTGGCCCAAGTGGGAGCAGGTCATGGCGGCCGACCCGGTCGACCCGCAGGTGCTCGAAGGGCTCGCGCGCAACGAACCGCTCACCCGGCCCCGCCCCGGCCACGCCGACCTGCCCGGCATGCAGAAGTACGGCTTCGAGGAGGCCCGCCCCGTCCTCGAACGCGCCAGCGCCCGCGAGACGGCGTCGCGGACCGCGCTCGGCACCGTCGCGCGCAACTACCTCAAGCAGCTGCTGGGCGTCGAGATCCTCAGTCACGTCGTCTCGATCGGCGGCGCGGACGCCCCCGAGGGGCCGCTGCCCAAGCCGGAAGACCTCGCCGCCATCGACGAGAGCCCGGTGCGCTCCTTCAGCCAGGAGGGCACCGACGCGATGGTCGCCGAGGTCGACGCCGTGCGGAAGGCGGGCGACACCGTCGGCGGCGTCATCGAGGTCATCGCCTACGGCCTCCCGCCGGGCCTCGGCTCCCACGTCCACTGGGACCGCCGGCTCGACGCGCGGCTGGCCGGCGCGCTCATGGGCGTCCAGGCGATGAAGGGCGTCGAGGTCGGCGACGGCTTCACCACCGCACGCCGCTGGGGCAGCCAGGCGCACGACGAGATCGACCGCGGCACCGGCCCGGTCGGCGTCACCCGCCGGTCCAACCGCGCGGGCGGCCTCGAAGGCGGCATCACCAACGGCGAGCCGCTGCGGGTGCGCGTCGCGATGAAGCCGATCTCGACCGTCCCCAAAGCACTGTCCACAGTGGACGTCAAGACAGGTGAGCCCGCCGTCGCGATCCACCAGCGGTCCGACGTCTGCGCCGTGCCGCGCGCGGGTGTCGTGCTGGAGTCCGTGGTGGCGCTCATCCTCGCCGACGCCGCGCTCGAGAAGTTCGGCGGCGACTCCCTCGCCGAGGGCAAGCGCAACGCCGAGGGGTACCTGAAGGCCCTCGAGGAGCGGTGGTGA
- a CDS encoding sigma-70 family RNA polymerase sigma factor: protein MGEVAEEALMRALHDEHAAALWSYALHLTSGDRIRAEDVVQETLLRAWRSSAVLDQSQGSARAWLFTVARRIAIDGWRSASARSEVVTDAPPERPVADGTDRAVQGWLVAEALAELSERHREVLVLCYFQGYSVADAARRLGVAEGTVKSRTHYALRALRLVLEERGVTQ, encoded by the coding sequence GTGGGCGAAGTCGCCGAAGAGGCGCTGATGCGCGCCCTGCACGACGAGCACGCGGCCGCGTTGTGGTCGTACGCGCTCCACCTGACCTCCGGCGACCGGATCCGCGCCGAAGACGTCGTCCAGGAGACGCTGCTGCGTGCCTGGCGCTCGTCGGCGGTGCTGGACCAGTCGCAGGGCTCGGCCCGCGCGTGGCTGTTCACGGTGGCGCGGCGCATCGCGATCGACGGCTGGCGCTCGGCGTCGGCCCGGTCGGAGGTGGTGACGGACGCGCCACCGGAACGCCCGGTCGCCGACGGGACGGACCGGGCGGTCCAGGGCTGGCTGGTCGCGGAGGCGCTCGCGGAGCTGTCCGAGCGGCACCGCGAGGTCCTGGTGCTGTGCTACTTCCAGGGCTATTCCGTGGCGGACGCGGCCCGGCGCCTGGGCGTGGCCGAAGGAACGGTGAAGTCCCGCACGCACTACGCGCTGCGCGCGTTGCGGCTGGTGCTGGAGGAGAGGGGGGTGACCCAGTGA
- a CDS encoding alpha/beta hydrolase, whose amino-acid sequence MKRLLLAAVLLAAACSAPAAVSAPAAPLSKAAEPPPALGTNGAAVPALHWTPCHGPFQCSGAAVPLSYREPKGASITLSVIRLPASDPGRRLGSLFFNFGGPGADGVGELTRFAARYPEELRARFDLVSFDPRGIGGSAPISCPGADHLPAAGSPLRQPDAFFTASAATGRACAASGALLSHLSTANVARDLDLLRQAVGDPSLNFYGYSYGTYLGGTYANLFPGKVRAMTLDGTLDLVANATGNPGQERQPVDVRADVAGAQQRELDQFFAACAAAGPKCAFSAGDPKQRFAGVFARASRTTGVGSLMRTVDSALYQSGRWKRLAQTLAAMPSDAGPAAPVLDPYVPTHSPGFLAVQCVDSDNPSSVADYTALAARESARQPYFGLGAVFSMAQCVGWPAHDPDRYTGPWNRPRRNPVLVLNNRFDPATPLHNAEATAAELGDGRVLVVEGYGHTSLDAPSACASAAVVRYLAELSAPAPGTTCAPDAVPFS is encoded by the coding sequence GTGAAGCGGCTCCTCCTCGCGGCCGTCCTGCTGGCCGCCGCCTGCAGTGCGCCAGCCGCCGTGTCCGCACCCGCTGCGCCGTTGTCGAAAGCCGCCGAGCCCCCGCCGGCGCTGGGCACGAACGGCGCCGCCGTGCCCGCGCTGCACTGGACGCCGTGCCACGGGCCGTTCCAGTGCTCGGGCGCGGCCGTGCCGCTGAGCTACCGCGAGCCGAAGGGCGCCTCGATCACGCTCTCGGTGATCCGGCTCCCGGCGAGCGACCCCGGACGGCGGCTCGGCTCGCTGTTCTTCAACTTCGGCGGCCCGGGCGCCGACGGCGTCGGCGAGCTGACGCGGTTCGCCGCCCGCTACCCCGAAGAACTGCGGGCCCGGTTCGACCTGGTGAGCTTCGACCCGCGCGGGATCGGCGGGTCCGCGCCGATCAGCTGCCCCGGCGCCGACCACCTGCCGGCCGCCGGATCGCCGCTGCGGCAGCCGGACGCGTTCTTCACCGCGAGCGCGGCGACCGGCCGGGCCTGCGCCGCGTCGGGCGCCCTGCTGAGCCACTTGTCGACGGCGAACGTGGCGCGGGACCTGGACCTGCTGCGTCAGGCCGTCGGCGACCCGTCGCTGAACTTCTACGGCTACTCCTACGGCACGTACCTGGGTGGCACGTACGCGAACCTGTTCCCGGGCAAGGTCCGCGCGATGACCCTCGACGGCACGCTCGACCTGGTCGCGAACGCCACCGGGAACCCGGGCCAGGAGCGGCAGCCGGTGGACGTCCGCGCCGACGTCGCCGGGGCGCAGCAACGGGAACTGGACCAGTTCTTCGCCGCGTGCGCCGCGGCCGGGCCGAAGTGCGCGTTCTCCGCGGGCGACCCGAAGCAGCGGTTCGCGGGGGTGTTCGCGCGGGCGTCGCGCACCACGGGCGTCGGCTCGCTGATGCGGACGGTGGACAGCGCGCTGTACCAGTCCGGCCGGTGGAAGCGGCTCGCGCAGACGCTGGCGGCGATGCCGTCGGACGCGGGCCCGGCCGCGCCCGTGCTGGACCCTTACGTGCCCACGCACTCCCCCGGGTTCCTGGCCGTGCAGTGCGTCGACAGCGACAACCCTTCTTCGGTCGCCGACTACACCGCGCTGGCCGCTCGCGAGAGTGCGCGTCAGCCGTACTTCGGGCTGGGCGCGGTGTTTTCGATGGCCCAGTGCGTCGGCTGGCCCGCGCACGATCCCGACCGGTACACGGGGCCGTGGAACCGGCCGCGGCGGAACCCGGTCCTGGTGCTGAACAACCGCTTCGACCCGGCGACGCCGCTGCACAACGCGGAAGCGACGGCCGCGGAGTTGGGTGACGGCCGGGTGCTGGTCGTCGAGGGCTACGGGCACACGTCGCTGGACGCACCCAGCGCGTGCGCTTCGGCGGCGGTGGTGCGGTATCTGGCAGAGCTGAGCGCGCCGGCCCCCGGGACGACCTGCGCGCCGGACGCAGTCCCGTTCTCGTGA
- a CDS encoding PTS sugar transporter subunit IIA, translating to MSLEVLSPVAGRVVPITEVPDPVFAQAMVGPGIAVRPSGGRSDAVAPVDGTVATLHPHAYVIATEDGKAVLVHLGIDTVKEKGEGFTLHVVKGEQVRAGQPVVSWDPEAVTAAGYSAIVPVVALDAAAEVLSALDAERDVAAGEKLFAWDA from the coding sequence GTGAGCCTCGAGGTCCTCAGCCCGGTCGCCGGGCGCGTGGTGCCGATCACCGAGGTCCCCGACCCGGTGTTCGCGCAGGCCATGGTGGGCCCGGGCATCGCCGTGCGGCCCTCGGGCGGGCGCTCGGACGCGGTCGCGCCGGTGGACGGCACGGTCGCCACGCTGCACCCGCACGCCTACGTCATCGCCACCGAGGACGGCAAGGCCGTGCTGGTCCACCTCGGCATCGACACGGTCAAGGAGAAGGGCGAGGGCTTCACGCTGCACGTCGTCAAGGGCGAGCAGGTGCGGGCCGGCCAGCCGGTGGTCAGCTGGGACCCGGAGGCGGTGACCGCCGCGGGCTACTCGGCGATCGTCCCGGTCGTCGCGCTGGACGCCGCCGCGGAGGTGCTGTCCGCTTTGGACGCCGAGCGCGACGTCGCGGCGGGCGAAAAGCTGTTCGCCTGGGACGCCTGA
- a CDS encoding shikimate kinase — protein sequence MSPRAVVVGPPGSGKSTVGPLLAAALGVAFRDSDDDIVARAGRSISDIFADDGEPAFRALEEEAVAAALAEHDGVLSLGGGAPLTPGTRARLAEHTVVFLNVGLAAGVQRTGLSSARPLLAGVNPRATFKKLLDERVPVYREVATVEVVTDERTPAEIVAELAARLAPAEAKE from the coding sequence GTGAGCCCTCGCGCGGTGGTCGTCGGCCCGCCCGGCTCGGGCAAGAGCACGGTCGGCCCGCTGCTGGCGGCCGCGCTCGGCGTCGCGTTCCGGGACAGTGACGACGACATCGTCGCGCGGGCCGGGCGCAGCATCTCCGACATCTTCGCCGACGACGGCGAACCCGCTTTCCGCGCGCTGGAAGAAGAAGCGGTCGCCGCGGCGCTGGCGGAGCACGACGGCGTGCTCTCCCTGGGCGGCGGCGCGCCGCTCACGCCCGGCACCCGGGCCCGACTCGCCGAGCACACCGTCGTGTTCCTCAACGTCGGGCTGGCCGCGGGCGTGCAGCGCACCGGCCTGTCGAGCGCGCGGCCGCTGCTGGCCGGGGTGAACCCCCGCGCCACCTTCAAGAAACTGCTCGACGAGCGCGTCCCCGTGTACCGCGAGGTCGCCACCGTCGAGGTCGTCACCGACGAGCGGACCCCGGCCGAGATCGTCGCGGAGCTCGCCGCGCGCCTCGCCCCCGCCGAAGCCAAGGAGTGA
- a CDS encoding serine hydrolase domain-containing protein codes for MESVRLIDEWPVDNAATAVVSANGDVVGRHGDTAREFRLASVSKPLTAYAALIAIEEGVVELDTPAGPEGSTVRHLLAHTSGLAFDAHKAMAEPGTRRLYSNAGFEQLADALAEHSGIPFAQYQAEALFAPLGMTSTALTGSPASGAVSTVDDLVAFAAELQAPKLLDPATVAEATNVVFPGLSGVLPGFGHQKPNDWGLGFEIRDHKSPHWTGANSSPRTFGHFGQSGTFLWVDPAAGAACVALTDRAFGPWAAEVWPRYTDAVLAELSA; via the coding sequence ATGGAGAGCGTGCGCCTGATCGACGAGTGGCCGGTGGACAACGCCGCGACGGCCGTGGTGTCCGCGAACGGCGACGTCGTGGGCCGCCACGGCGACACCGCGCGGGAGTTCCGGCTGGCCTCGGTCAGCAAGCCGCTGACCGCCTACGCCGCGCTCATCGCGATCGAGGAAGGCGTCGTCGAGCTCGACACGCCGGCCGGGCCCGAGGGCTCGACCGTGCGGCACCTGCTCGCCCACACCTCCGGGCTCGCGTTCGACGCGCACAAGGCGATGGCCGAGCCCGGCACGCGGCGGCTCTACTCCAACGCCGGGTTCGAGCAGCTGGCCGACGCGCTGGCCGAGCACTCCGGCATCCCCTTCGCGCAGTACCAGGCCGAAGCGCTGTTCGCCCCGCTCGGGATGACGTCGACCGCGTTGACGGGTTCGCCCGCCTCCGGCGCGGTGTCCACTGTGGACGACCTGGTGGCGTTCGCCGCCGAGCTGCAGGCCCCGAAGCTGCTCGACCCCGCGACGGTCGCCGAAGCCACGAACGTCGTCTTCCCCGGCCTGTCCGGGGTGCTGCCCGGGTTCGGGCACCAGAAACCCAACGACTGGGGCCTCGGCTTCGAGATCCGCGACCACAAGAGCCCGCACTGGACCGGCGCGAACAGCTCACCCCGGACGTTCGGGCACTTCGGCCAGTCGGGCACGTTCCTCTGGGTCGACCCGGCCGCGGGTGCGGCCTGCGTCGCGCTGACCGACCGCGCGTTCGGCCCGTGGGCCGCCGAGGTCTGGCCGCGCTACACCGACGCCGTGCTGGCGGAATTGAGCGCGTGA
- a CDS encoding ubiquinol-cytochrome c reductase iron-sulfur subunit gives MTAELHSRRTVLTTGAAVAGAAVGAVALTACSSDDAKSGTAQAPIAAGTPLVALADVPVGEAKAAKAPDGSDVIVARPSESACAAFSAICTHQGCTVTPKGADLVCPCHGSVFNALTGEVKQGPANKPLPSVAVKVENGKVVTG, from the coding sequence ATGACTGCCGAACTGCACTCCCGCCGCACCGTCCTGACCACGGGTGCCGCCGTCGCCGGTGCCGCCGTCGGCGCCGTCGCGCTCACCGCCTGCTCGTCGGACGACGCCAAGTCCGGCACCGCGCAGGCGCCGATCGCCGCCGGGACGCCGCTGGTCGCGCTCGCCGACGTCCCCGTCGGGGAGGCGAAGGCGGCCAAGGCCCCGGACGGCTCCGACGTCATCGTGGCCCGGCCGTCCGAGTCGGCCTGCGCCGCGTTCAGCGCGATCTGCACGCACCAGGGCTGCACCGTCACCCCCAAGGGCGCGGACCTGGTCTGCCCCTGCCACGGCTCGGTCTTCAACGCGCTGACCGGCGAGGTCAAGCAGGGACCGGCGAACAAGCCGCTGCCGAGTGTGGCGGTCAAGGTCGAGAACGGGAAGGTCGTGACCGGCTGA
- a CDS encoding glucose PTS transporter subunit EIIB: MADDRPEKILAALGGAGNLTEVEGCITRLRCEVEDMSLVDEAALKKAGAMGVVKMGSSALQVIVGPEADTIASDIEDLL; encoded by the coding sequence ATGGCGGATGACAGGCCCGAAAAGATCCTCGCGGCACTCGGCGGCGCGGGCAATCTCACCGAGGTCGAGGGGTGCATCACGCGGCTGCGCTGCGAGGTCGAGGACATGAGCCTCGTCGACGAAGCGGCGCTGAAGAAGGCCGGCGCGATGGGCGTGGTGAAGATGGGATCGTCGGCCCTGCAGGTGATCGTCGGGCCGGAGGCGGACACGATCGCGAGCGACATCGAGGACCTGCTGTGA